DNA sequence from the SAR202 cluster bacterium genome:
CCCTTGAACAGTTAACGTCAGTGAGCTTGAGTGGAGACAAGAATGTTCTCACAACCACGGGCAGCCGGCATAGCCCCACAGAGCATCCCAATTGACATAAATCACGCCGTATTTGAGCCTTAAACTAACGGACCTTAGCTTGTCGCAACATGGCCATCAAGACTCAACGAAATAACGGTCATTTCCGGCGGTACCGCCAGATCGCTGGCGCCCTGGTTCGTCACGGACTGGGACCTATGGTGGGACAGATTGGGCTGCAAAGCTGGGCCCCCTCTAGGCTGCCTTTCTTTGGCCGTCGAAGCGCCAACGCCAAAACCCGGCCCGAGCACCTCCGCATGGCCTTCGAAGAGCTAGGCACCACCTTCATTAAGCTGGGCCAAATCCT
Encoded proteins:
- a CDS encoding AarF/ABC1/UbiB kinase family protein, translated to MAIKTQRNNGHFRRYRQIAGALVRHGLGPMVGQIGLQSWAPSRLPFFGRRSANAKTRPEHLRMAFEELGTTFIKLGQIL